From one Eleginops maclovinus isolate JMC-PN-2008 ecotype Puerto Natales chromosome 7, JC_Emac_rtc_rv5, whole genome shotgun sequence genomic stretch:
- the faima gene encoding fas apoptotic inhibitory molecule a — protein sequence MSNDLAGVWEVALSDGVHRIEFEHGTTTGKRVILVDGKEILRRDWMFKLVGKETFNVGKSDTKATINIDAVSGFAYEYTLEINGKSLKKYMENRSKVTSTWVLNLDGIDCRVVLEKDTMDVWCNGQNIETAGEFVEDGTETHFTLGDHNCCVKAVSSGKRRDGIIHTLLVDGTEIAECTE from the exons aTGTCGAATGATCTTGCCGGTGTGTGGGAAGTGGCACTGAGTGATGGAGTCCACAGGATAGAGTTTGAACACGGTACGACCACCGGGAAGAGGGTCATCTTGGTGGATGGAAAG GAGATACTGAGACGGGACTGGATGTTCAAACTTGTGGGGAAGGAGACTTTCAATGTGGGCAAATCGGACACCAAAGCCACCATTAACATTGATGCAGTCAGCGGGTTTGCATATGAGTACACGTTGGAGATCAACGGGAAGAGCCTGAAGAAGTACATGGAGaacaggtcaaaggtcaccaGCACCTGGGTTCTGAACTTGGACGGCATTGACTGCAGGGTGGTGCTGG aGAAAGACACCATGGATGTTTGGTGTAATGGACAAAACATTGAGACTGCA GGGGAGTTTGTGGAGGACggcacagaaacacatttcacgCTGGGAGACCACAACTGCTGCGTGAAGGCTGTGAGCAGTGGGAAGAGGCGGGACGGCATCATCCACACGCTGCTCGTGGATGGAACAGAGATAGCCGAGTGCACcgagtga
- the parp9 gene encoding protein mono-ADP-ribosyltransferase PARP9, producing the protein MASELDVPLHGTSLNIVRRCGPTLGQVLLSKFECKATFEGVDFERDLSIGQPKQPPVFPVKKCSFLLRGGVELSVWKADLTNFNVDAVVNAANDGLDHGGGLARALSDAGGPQIQKESYNYIFKNGRLRTGQAIVLGSGSLPCKNIIHAVGPCLTKCPSSTDLSTAKTQLETAIKSILFEVEKHRLQSVAIPAISSGLFNFPLPECADTIVATVNGYYERSYNQGPFPQEIRLANHDDITVNQMEKACHKIFASSSSSSSSFSLSKSAPRTPTPEVHIGNVHLTLKKGKIEEQQADVIVSNASPDRDLKIGQISSALLQKAGSIMQKEIIHVPLTGNILITKPYNLKCQQVFHTLFPSKSTNLYQNSVQVLYDSVTDCLWNAVKNKHTSIAFPAIGTGNLGFDRKEVARTMADAVVDFTKKHPQKKLDVFFIIFPSDHPTYKAFEEQMAYLQQRAPLTQETGAMMPSPLAYEHKNHSSSSRALTPQITLKSSSTEKTREAERWLFNLFNKTYAHVNISNNFILHFGEKEHGQLSGLMEKGVVIEEFFENGHARISVMGKSEEDVIVAGLQVEAMLCSVQEEFVRDEENAICQALMGKTGNFERKKVEDSDQEFSNRKYAFKSEGLRIVKVDKVCNNSLKTIFDMKATQLGYPGSKQMYQRIPAQFCEMVCKTGFHAVYAPPDDAACGEGIYFAGTVKKAMELWKGPPKEEYLYFVEAEVQTGHTFSGKRGFILPPPMKKDPLVMYDSLSGGLDVSIIFSCYQALPTYIITCRRD; encoded by the exons ATGGCAAGTGAATTAGATGTTCCTCTTCACGGAACTTCCCTCAACATTGTGAGACGGTGTGGACCTACTCTGGGTCAGGTCCTCCTGAGCAAATTTGAATGTAAGGCCACCTTCGAAGGAGTGGATTTTGAAAGAGATCTGAGCATTGGACAGCCGAAGCAACCACCTGTGTTCCCGGTGAAGAAGTGTTCTTTTCTGCTTCGTGGaggtgttgagttgtctgtgtgGAAGGCTGATCTCACCAATTTCAATGTGGATGCTGTGGTGAATGCTGCAAATGATGGTCTTGACCATGGCGGCGGCCTTGCTCGAGCTCTGTCTGATGCCGGTGGTCCTCAAATCCAAAAAGAAAGTTACAATTACATCTTCAAGAATGGCCGCTTGAGAACAGGACAAGCAATTGTCTTGGGTTCTGGGAGTCTACCATGCAAGAACATAATCCATGCTGTGGGCCCTTGCCTAACAAAATGTCCCTCTAGCACTGATCTTAGCACTGCTAAAACGCAGTTGGAGACGGCCATCAAGAGCATCCTCTTTGAAGTTGAGAAACACCGTCTGCAGTCTGTTGCCATTCCAGCTATAAGCTCTGGGCTGTTCAACTTCCCCCTGCCAGAATGTGCAGACACCATAGTGGCAACTGTGAATGGCTACTATGAAAGGTCCTACAATCAAGGACCTTTTCCTCAAGAGATCCGCCTTGCAAACCACGATGATATCACTGTCAACCAAATGGAGAAGGCCTGCCATAAGATATTtgcctccagctccagctccagctccagcttcaGCTTAAGTAAAAGTGCGCCCAGAACTCCAACACCTGAAGTCCACATTGGAAATGTCCATCTGACACTGAAAAAGGGTAAAATTGAGGAACAGCAG GCAGATGTCATCGTCAGCAATGCATCACCAGATCGAGACTTGAAGATTGGGCAAATCTCCTCTGCTTTATTGCAGAAAGCTGGTTCTATAATGCAAAAAGAAATAATTCACGTCCCTCTGACTGGCAATATACTCATCACGAAACCCTACAATCTGAAATGTCAACAGGTGTTTCATACTCTTTTTCCCAGCAAGTCGACAAACCTGTATCAGAACAGTGTACAG GTTCTTTATGATTCAGTAACTGACTGCTTATGGAACgcagtgaaaaataaacacacgtCAATCGCCTTTCCTGCCATTGGCACCGGAAACCTTGGCTTCGATAGAAAAGAAGTTGCCAGGACCATGGCAGATGCAGTGGTCGACTTCACTAAAAAACACCCCCAAAAGAagcttgatgtttttttcatcaTATTTCCCTCTGACCATCCAACATATAAG GCTTTTGAGGAACAAATGGCATATCTCCAACAAAGAGCACCTCTTACACAGG AAACTGGTGCAATGATGCCTTCCCCACTGGCATATGAGCACAAAAATcactcctccagcagcagagctctTACCCCACAGATCACTCTGAAAAGCTCCTCTACTGAGAAAACACGTGAGGCTGAACGATGGCTCTTCAACCTTTTCAACAAGACCTATGCCCATGTCAACATCAGCAACAACTTCATCCTGCACTTTGGGGAGAAAGAACATGGGCAGCTATCCGGTCTGATGGAAAAAGGCGTTGTTATTGAGGAGTTCTTTGAGAACGGTCATGCTCGCATAAGCGTAATGGGGAAGTCAGAAGAAGATGTCATAGTTGCCGGGTTGCAGGTGGAAGCCATGCTCTGCAGCGTCCAGGAGGAGTTTGTCAGGGATGAAGAGAATGCCATATGTCAGGCTTTGATGGGAAAGACAGGGAACTTTGAAAGGAAGAAAGTTGAGGACTCTGACCAAGAGTTctcaaacagaaaatatgccttcaaaagTGAAGGGCTGCGGATTGTGAAG GTGGACAAAGTGTGTAACAATTCGCTGAAGACAATTTTTGACATGAAGGCAACACAGCTAGGCTACCCAGGCAGCAAACAAATGTACCAACGCATCCCTGCACAGTTCTGTGAGATGGTTTGCAAGACTGGATTCCATGCAGTGTACGCACCCCCTGACG ATGCAGCATGCGGAGAGGGAATCTACTTTGCGGGCACAGTGAAGAAGGCCATGGAGTTGTGGAAGGGGCCTCCAAAAGAGGAGTATCTGTACTTCGTGGAAGCCGAGGTGCAGACGGGACATACGTTCTCTGGGAAACGTGGCTTCATCCTGCCTCCTCCTATGAAAAAAGATCCTCTCGTTATGTACGACAGTTTGAGCGGAGGACTTGATGTCTCCATCATCTTTAGCTGTTATCAAGCTCTGCCCACTTACATCATCACCTGCAGGAGGGACTAA
- the cxcr2 gene encoding C-X-C chemokine receptor type 1 — protein sequence MKLHILFISILNYLVSTNQEEERQLLATEGFSLDEDYLKSIYNYTFQAYENEALACSVNVPGLNKWGIMITFIVVFFLSVVGNSVVVYVLCFMNKERASTDIYLMHLALADLLFSVTLPFLAVNAHSGWIFGNFLCKLLSGFQEASVYSGVFLLMCISVDRHFAIVRVKRFPQSKHIFVKVVCGLVWLVAGMLSLPVAIQKESMHVEELNQSICYENLIGESNDHWRVIMRVMRHTLGFFLPLLVMAFCYGWIVVTLLHARNPQKHKAIHIILAVVLAFVICWLPYNVTVLIDTLIRGGTIPLESCETRYKVEMMLKVTELLAFLHCAVNPVLYAFVGEKFRNQFLSTLHKHGIISKRLQRAYRKGTGSSVGSTRSRNTSVM from the exons atgaagcTACACATTTTGTTCATCAGTATTTTGAATTATTTGGTTTCCACCAAtcaagaagaagagagacag CTGCTGGCAACAGAGGGATTTTCATTGGATGAAGATTACTTGAAGTCCATCTACAATTATACATTTCAAGCATATGAGAATGAAGCATTGGCTTGCAGCGTAAATGTTCCTGGACTTAACAAATGGGGCATAATGATCACCTTCATCGTCGTGTTTTTCCTCAGTGTTGTAGGCAACAGTGTGGTTGTCTATGTGCTCTGTTTCATGAACAAAGAAAGAGCCAGCACAGATATCTACCTGATGCACCTGGCGCTGGCAGACCTTCTCTTCAGTGTGACCCTACCATTCTTGGCCGTCAACGCTCATTCTGGCTGGATCTTCGGCAACTTCCTTTGCAAACTCCTGTCAGGCTTTCAAGAGGCATCGGTCTACAGTGGCGTCTTCCTGTTGATGTGCATCAGTGTGGACCGTCACTTTGCCATTGTGAGAGTTAAACGTTTCCCTCAATccaaacacatatttgtgaaAGTGGTGTGCGGTTTAGTGTGGCTGGTGGCTGGAATGCTTTCCTTACCTGTGGCAATTCAAAAGGAGAGCATGCATGTTGAAGAACTGAACCAGAGCATTTGCTATGAGAACCTAATTGGTGAAAGCAATGACCACTGGCGTGTTATCATGCGAGTCATGCGCCACACACTGGGCTTCTTCCTGCCACTGCTGGTGATGGCTTTCTGCTATGGCTGGATTGTGGTGACACTGTTACACGCGCGTAATCCGCAAAAGCACAAGGCCATTCACATCATCCTGGCAGTCGTGTTAGCATTTGTTATTTGCTGGTTGCCTTATAACGTCACTGTCCTGATTGACACACTCATCCGAGGTGGGACAATTCCACTAGAGTCATGTGAAACTCGCTACAAAGTGGAAATGATGCTAAAGGTAACCGAATTGTTGGCCTTTCTGCACTGTGCTGTGAATCCGGTGCTGTATGCGTTTGTTGGGGAGAAGTTCCGTAACCAGTTTCTCTCAACTCTTCACAAACACGGCATTATTAGCAAGAGGCTCCAGCGGGCTTACAGGAAGGGCACTGGCAGCAGTGTAGGGAGCACCAGATCTAGAAACACGTCCGTCATGTAA